A stretch of Geotrypetes seraphini chromosome 2, aGeoSer1.1, whole genome shotgun sequence DNA encodes these proteins:
- the LOC117354567 gene encoding oocyte zinc finger protein XlCOF6-like isoform X1, translated as MAAGLSAQQVQETFEDIAVSFSQEEWGYLDEEQKELYREVMRENYQTLLSLGTGSLTVAPDIICRIERGEEPYIKDEPGSEEREPGRSSCSGHQIMQEKKREKNQQEPIQSQLEHVFENISQGTKRRNRRNRQQESEEQRNSAGDSADGVTECDRSNRELNIIPEQQRHLAEKPFQNNNSDQVTSKCNQGEKKGKKQQKEFTRTPYNKKTNFIWSKSNRRFDLFSERQMHQRSQINKKPLTASEPNKSLTGLSNLKSNQLIHQGNKIFTCAHCNKSFIWLSQLKIHQMIHTADKPVTCTECNKSFTRLSQLKSHQKIHTGEKPFACTECNKNFTWLSQLKLHQKIHTGEKPFACTECNKSFPRLSHLKDHNKIHTGEKPHTCAECNKCFSHLTCLKNHQMLHTGEKPFACNECNKSFTLLSTLKRHQMIHTGEKPFTCTECNKSFTNISHLKRHQKIHTGEKPFTCTECNRSFTNISYLKRHQKIHTGEKSFACTECNKRFTLLSHLQRHQKIHTGEKPFTCTECNKRFNNLSHLKRHQTIHTSEKPFTCTECNKSFLRFSQLKSHQNNHIAEKPFSCTECNKCFPYLSCLKTHQMIHTGEKPFACTECKKKFTQLSHLKRHQKIHTGEKPYTCTECNKSFTLLSQLKIHQKIHTGEKPYRCTECNKCFSYLSCLKSHQKLHTGEKPFSRTECNKSFTQLSHL; from the exons ATGGCTGCAGGGCTTTCTGCTCAGCAG GTGCAGGAGACATTTGAGGACatcgctgtctctttctcccaggaggagtgggggtatttagatgaagagcagaaggagctttacagggaggtgatgaggGAGAATTATCAGACCCTGCTCTCactag GAACAGGATCTCTGACCGTCGCTCCTGACATCATATGCCGCATTGAACGAGGGGAAGAGCCGTACATCAAGGATGAgccaggatcagaggaaagagaaCCTGGGAGAAGCAGCTGCTCAG GTCATCAGATCAtgcaagaaaagaagagagaaaagaatcaACAAGAACCGATTCAAAGCCAATTAGAACATGTCTTTGAGAATATTTCTCAGGGAACTAAGAGGAGAAATAGAAGGAATCGTCAGCAGGAATCAGAGGAGCAGAGAAACAGTGCAGGAGACTCAGCAGATGGAGTGACTGAGTGTGACAGGAGTAACAGGGAGCTCAATATCATCCCCGAGCAGCAGAGACACCTAGCAGAGAAAcccttccaaaataataatagtgATCAAGTGACTTCTAAATGTAATCagggagaaaagaaaggaaaaaaacaacagaaaGAATTTACACGTACTCCATATAATAAGAAAACCAATTTTATTTGGAGTAAGAGTAATAGGAGATTTGATCTGTTTTCAGAGCGCCAAATGCACCAGAGGAGTCAAATAAATAAGAAACCATTAACAGCTAGTGAGCCCAATAAAAGCCTCACTGGACTTTCCAATCTAAAAAGTAATCAACTTATTCACCAAGGAAACAAAATATTTACATGTGCTcattgtaataaaagcttcatttgGCTTTCACAACTTAAAAttcaccaaatgatccacacagcaGACAAACCAgttacatgtactgagtgcaataaaagcttcactcggctttcacaaCTAAAAAGCCACCAAAAGATTCATACAGGTGAGaagccatttgcatgtactgagtgtaataaaaacttcactTGGCTTTCACAACTAAAACTCCACCAAAAGATTCATACAGGTGAGaagccatttgcatgtactgagtgtaataaaagcttccctcggctttcacatctaaaagaTCACAACAAAATTCATACAGGTGAGAAGCCACATACATGTGCTGAGTGTAATAAATGTTTCTCTCATCTTACATGTCTAAAAAATCACCAAATGCTTCACACAGGTGAGAAGCCATTTGCATGtaatgagtgtaataaaagcttcactctgctTTCAACTTTAAAAAGGCACCAAATGATTCATACAGGTGAGAAGCCAtttacgtgtactgagtgtaataaaagcttcactaatATTTCACATTTAAAAAGGCACCAAAAGATTCATACAGGTgagaagccatttacatgtactgagtgtaatagaAGCTTCACTAATATTTCATATCTAAAAAGGCACCAAAAGATTCATACAGGTGAGAAGTCAtttgcatgtactgagtgtaataaaagattCACTCTTCTTTCACATCTACAAAGGCACCAAAAGATTCATACAGGTGAGAAGCCAtttacgtgtactgagtgtaataaaagattCAATaatctttcacatctaaaaaggcACCAAACAATTCATACAAGTGAGAAGCCAtttacgtgtactgagtgtaataaaagcttcctaCGGTTTTCACAACTAAAAAGTCACCAAAACAATCATATAGCTGAGAAGCCATtttcatgtactgagtgtaataaatgtTTCCCTTATCTTTCATGTCTAAAAACTCACCAAATGATTCATACAGGTGAGAAACCATTTgcgtgtactgagtgtaagaaaaaattcactcagctttcacatctaaaaagacaccaaaagaTTCACACAGGTGAGaagccatatacatgtactgagtgtaataaaagcttcactcttcTTTCACAACTAAAAATTCACCAAAAGATTCATACAGGTGAGAAGCCATATagatgtactgagtgtaataaatgtTTTTCTTATCTTTCATGTCTAAAATCTCACCAAAAGCTTCACACAGGTGAAAAGCCATTTTCacgtactgagtgtaataaaagcttcactcagctctcACATCTATAA
- the LOC117354567 gene encoding gastrula zinc finger protein XlCGF26.1-like isoform X2 has translation MQEKKREKNQQEPIQSQLEHVFENISQGTKRRNRRNRQQESEEQRNSAGDSADGVTECDRSNRELNIIPEQQRHLAEKPFQNNNSDQVTSKCNQGEKKGKKQQKEFTRTPYNKKTNFIWSKSNRRFDLFSERQMHQRSQINKKPLTASEPNKSLTGLSNLKSNQLIHQGNKIFTCAHCNKSFIWLSQLKIHQMIHTADKPVTCTECNKSFTRLSQLKSHQKIHTGEKPFACTECNKNFTWLSQLKLHQKIHTGEKPFACTECNKSFPRLSHLKDHNKIHTGEKPHTCAECNKCFSHLTCLKNHQMLHTGEKPFACNECNKSFTLLSTLKRHQMIHTGEKPFTCTECNKSFTNISHLKRHQKIHTGEKPFTCTECNRSFTNISYLKRHQKIHTGEKSFACTECNKRFTLLSHLQRHQKIHTGEKPFTCTECNKRFNNLSHLKRHQTIHTSEKPFTCTECNKSFLRFSQLKSHQNNHIAEKPFSCTECNKCFPYLSCLKTHQMIHTGEKPFACTECKKKFTQLSHLKRHQKIHTGEKPYTCTECNKSFTLLSQLKIHQKIHTGEKPYRCTECNKCFSYLSCLKSHQKLHTGEKPFSRTECNKSFTQLSHL, from the coding sequence AtgcaagaaaagaagagagaaaagaatcaACAAGAACCGATTCAAAGCCAATTAGAACATGTCTTTGAGAATATTTCTCAGGGAACTAAGAGGAGAAATAGAAGGAATCGTCAGCAGGAATCAGAGGAGCAGAGAAACAGTGCAGGAGACTCAGCAGATGGAGTGACTGAGTGTGACAGGAGTAACAGGGAGCTCAATATCATCCCCGAGCAGCAGAGACACCTAGCAGAGAAAcccttccaaaataataatagtgATCAAGTGACTTCTAAATGTAATCagggagaaaagaaaggaaaaaaacaacagaaaGAATTTACACGTACTCCATATAATAAGAAAACCAATTTTATTTGGAGTAAGAGTAATAGGAGATTTGATCTGTTTTCAGAGCGCCAAATGCACCAGAGGAGTCAAATAAATAAGAAACCATTAACAGCTAGTGAGCCCAATAAAAGCCTCACTGGACTTTCCAATCTAAAAAGTAATCAACTTATTCACCAAGGAAACAAAATATTTACATGTGCTcattgtaataaaagcttcatttgGCTTTCACAACTTAAAAttcaccaaatgatccacacagcaGACAAACCAgttacatgtactgagtgcaataaaagcttcactcggctttcacaaCTAAAAAGCCACCAAAAGATTCATACAGGTGAGaagccatttgcatgtactgagtgtaataaaaacttcactTGGCTTTCACAACTAAAACTCCACCAAAAGATTCATACAGGTGAGaagccatttgcatgtactgagtgtaataaaagcttccctcggctttcacatctaaaagaTCACAACAAAATTCATACAGGTGAGAAGCCACATACATGTGCTGAGTGTAATAAATGTTTCTCTCATCTTACATGTCTAAAAAATCACCAAATGCTTCACACAGGTGAGAAGCCATTTGCATGtaatgagtgtaataaaagcttcactctgctTTCAACTTTAAAAAGGCACCAAATGATTCATACAGGTGAGAAGCCAtttacgtgtactgagtgtaataaaagcttcactaatATTTCACATTTAAAAAGGCACCAAAAGATTCATACAGGTgagaagccatttacatgtactgagtgtaatagaAGCTTCACTAATATTTCATATCTAAAAAGGCACCAAAAGATTCATACAGGTGAGAAGTCAtttgcatgtactgagtgtaataaaagattCACTCTTCTTTCACATCTACAAAGGCACCAAAAGATTCATACAGGTGAGAAGCCAtttacgtgtactgagtgtaataaaagattCAATaatctttcacatctaaaaaggcACCAAACAATTCATACAAGTGAGAAGCCAtttacgtgtactgagtgtaataaaagcttcctaCGGTTTTCACAACTAAAAAGTCACCAAAACAATCATATAGCTGAGAAGCCATtttcatgtactgagtgtaataaatgtTTCCCTTATCTTTCATGTCTAAAAACTCACCAAATGATTCATACAGGTGAGAAACCATTTgcgtgtactgagtgtaagaaaaaattcactcagctttcacatctaaaaagacaccaaaagaTTCACACAGGTGAGaagccatatacatgtactgagtgtaataaaagcttcactcttcTTTCACAACTAAAAATTCACCAAAAGATTCATACAGGTGAGAAGCCATATagatgtactgagtgtaataaatgtTTTTCTTATCTTTCATGTCTAAAATCTCACCAAAAGCTTCACACAGGTGAAAAGCCATTTTCacgtactgagtgtaataaaagcttcactcagctctcACATCTATAA